Below is a genomic region from Rosa chinensis cultivar Old Blush chromosome 5, RchiOBHm-V2, whole genome shotgun sequence.
ATGAATGAATTAGGAGTTATAGTCTCGTTGAACATTATTTGAAACTTTCTTAGTTATTTTGATTAGTTGTTTGAgaataatttttatattattgaatgatcttgtcataaattttttttattgtacctttttttttataaaaaaatcatTATGCAATGAACATAAAATCTCTgtcaaattttcgcactaggtaTCTGAattctcaggaccggccctgcatTAACCCCATTGTTGATCAAATTTACTAAGACTTGAGAATCACACTCAACAATAAGATTCTGACAATGATTCTTACTAGCGAATTGTATACCAAGTAAGAGCCCCCAAGCCTGTGCCCGTAAAACAGAGCCATTACCATTATTACTAGTTGGCAAtggttcttttcttcttccttgcttcaAAATAAATACCTGTAAACAAAAActagaaaatacaaaaaagtaACAAAGAAACTACGAAAGTATATCGAGGACACGTTGTGGGCCAAGGATGGCCGATTCGTCGTCGTTTTGGAGAAACCGTGCTGTATTCAGTTCGAGTACTTGGTGTACTACGAGACCGGCATCACCGGAAAGCTGAGCTGAAGGGCATTCAGGTCCGAAGACTGTTCTTTTGGTTCGACGTCAATGAGATCAGGGTCGATTTGCCGCCGTCCGATGGTATTTACTTCACCGTTGGGATCATCAACAAGAAGCTCGATGTCGATCAGTTCCAGAGCGTTCATTCTTGCCGGGACGGGTTTTCGGGTTCCGATTCGGGTTCTTGCCTCGGGTCGTTGAAACGGGTCATTCAGGTAGTCACTGCCTTGATtaaagtttgaagctttttgatATTTATGGTTAAATTTGGATCTTtatctttctgggttttggatcgTTAATATGCATTTTGGATTAATATGCTTCTGCATTGTGAAAATGAATCAAACTTTTCTTTGTGCATGTACATGTTGAAGCTTGTTCTGCTTGAAGCTTATTCGGATATAGTGGATGTAGTTTGCGGTTTGTATGTAGTTTATAAACTGAATTGAGGGGGATTAGGCAATGCTATTTGTAGAATAAAGCTAATGGTGGGTTTGGTTAAATGGTTGAACTCGAGGAATATGAGAGCATGTATTTCGTACAAAACTCTTCAATCACACTAAAATGAATTCCTTGACCTTGTTTTAGTTTTTCCATTTACTTCAATAGACTAGCTTACTCAGTTCTCAGATCAAGGAAGCTGTAGGGCATAGCTGAACTATAAGACATTTTGCTCTGTTGGGATCCTTGGCAGAGATGAAAACCAGGTGTTGAATATCTTGTCTTCACACGCAAGGGAAAGACATAATAGAAAGACATTTTAGCTTGCCATTTTTGTGCCTGACAAGTGAAAATGACATTATTATGTGTGATCAAACATTGCTTGCTGTGGCTAATATCTTTTTGAGAAGTTCTCTGTGTATGAACTGTGAAGTACATAGAAGCGAATCGGAAGGTTATCTACTGATGCATTATTACAATTATCCTCCAAACTAAACGGTTACTGAAGTTTTCATAGATATAGTGTACAAATCCTCATCCCCAATGTCAGACGTGTCACCTACTCTAGTTTGCACATCTATCATTGCATTATCATCAACTTTGTCTTTGTTCCGAATATAGGGGTCAGCCACTTAAATCTCATCCTCCTTTCTCGTTTAAGTATATGCTGcattttattttgaataaaatttctTCAGATTTTCTTCAaatagtaacttttgttgtaGGATCTTTTACCTTTTATTTTAACTTGTCTTCCTGTGGTTATAGGTGCATGGTCTATGAGACATACCCATTGCTTATCCTCTATATTGATCCTGCGTCAATTAGTCATATATAGGGTTGCCAAAAAGTTCTGGTTGTCCAGTTGTCCATCATTGAGAATGTTCTACTAATATGCCAAATTTTTGCATTACATGAGACTTAGTTAGAATTCTGTTGAAGCTTTCTAAATTGCCTTGAAATTGCATTGCATACTTGATGAATTTCTCCCGACTGATATATATAACTTGTTTTTGCTCTGTTGTGCTTTGCAGCTTCCATCTCCACTGGAAGAAGAGATAAAGATGCCTGCTTACTGAGTAGCTGACACCATCACGTGCTTATGGTGTTCGTAGTGGTTGAGCCTCAGAAACCTACAAAGTCCTACTCGACACTTTTAGATTCAGAAGCCTAGACTCACAAGACGTTGAGTTTGGTTGTAGTAAAATCGAGTGTAATGTACCCTACTGGACATGTTTCATAGTTATTTTCCACATGGGGTATTATTTAGTCTTACTGGTTGCAACTGCGTAGTTTGTATCGACAGTATTATCATATATGAAGGACTTAATCTTGTATATTGATTGGATGTTGCATGTACACATCAATGCCCGATCAAGGCTGAAAGGTGAAACTGTGAAAGGTACTTTGATGTTGAATTGCTGCTAATATCACGATGTAGTTGAAGAGTTGGTGAATCGAAGCCAAAaggttttccttctttttctgcaGCTTACCTTATTATATTCAAGTATAGTAAAAGCTGTTGTTATGTTTCTCCAAACCATCAACATCCCTTAAGTAGCAACATGTACAACAGTGCAAAGCAACAATTAAAAACGACGTTATACAGAAAACCATTTCATCAATTGATAATTGCTTTGAAACTCAAGAAAATGTGGATACTTCTGGCCGTGTCAAGACTCAAGATGCAGCTTAAATTATTGGAACTTTGAATCTTTGATAACCTATTCTTTTGGAAGTCGATGTATGAGAGCTTTATGACTTGAGAATGATTGACTCAGAAGATCAAGCAAAGCTTCGGATTGAGTTATTCCTTCCCTCAGGTAATACTAATCAGTCTCATTATCTTCTTAGATTTAAATCGGTACCTATTGTTGTTAGTTTCCTGCAGCTGTGATTGTTTGCTTTCATTACTTCATGCATGGTCGCTGCTAGGTTTGAGCATAGCTGTGATGATTTGAATGTGTGATGTATTCATAATTTTCTTATTCTTCACGCATGTTGTTGCTTTCGAGCATGGTTCTGACGCTTCAAGAATTTGCAGTCTTGCACATCTAAATTTCTGGgaatatttataaaaataaaaaataaaaaataaaaaaaagtaccTGAGCAGAAAGGTGTAAGAATATGCTTTTGTTAATTTGATTTTAACTTAGAGAATAGCCTGAAAAAATAATGAAGACAGAATTTTATGGAACATGTTCTCACATCAGCCAACAAATTAAATACTGAAAACGTAGTTAAGCCTTCCCGATCATCATCCTGGTCATACGGGCTGCTATAATCACAGAGTAGAGCCTATGAACTTTTGAAGGATTCATGTCTTCTTAAAAATCAAAGGACTCCccagagtcctagaatgatctCAAGCGCAAGATACATAAAACTATGGAATTTGATTTTGCTGTCAGCAATGAGGTTGAGTGCCAAATTACTAGGAAGAGTCCCAAGCTCACTGGGAATTGGCCCTGGGAATTTATTGGAATTCAGATTTACCTTTAGCCTTTGCTCTTAGGTAAACCATATAGGCATTTGAGGGTGAGCTCAGAGCGACTCAAATGTGAAAATCAAAGAGTTTGGAATCCATCTAAATCAGCCATGGCAAGATCTGCTGGAACTTCCTGCCCTAGAAAACTAGATCCAAAGGATAGGAAAATGAGACTTTCACAATGCATTTTATTATCAATAGATGGCAGCTATTTTCCGAGCCTACTCTGTGTATGCGTTATCATCATGTAGAGGCTATCTTGTACATATTCTAGGAGTTGGAAATATGCTCATATCTATGAAACATCACACAATGGAATTTGATACTCATTGTCCACTTGAATGGTTGCTAAAATCTAGATGATGTTGTCAAAGAATTGTTAGAAATTGGCAAAAACCCTCCATTATTAGGGACTTTACCATATCATACTCGAGAATTAAAATCTATTGTTGCCATTGTTATAAGATCTAACCAAAGCACACCAAAATCACTTCAGTAGTTGAACCTCAGTACAGGGGAAGCAACTTAAATTGACTAGTATGGCGTTAATCTAAAGGCATGCAGAATTTATTTCCATCAATTGACCTGATAAGTTGTGTAACGGGTAGTCTTTTGAGTCTTAATTTGTTGCCTTCATCAGTTACTATAGATGCTTAATAAAGTCAACTCATTTTGCAGAGTTCGGCTTCTCTTCAGGCAATGCTATTCCATCAAATTTTCAACAACAGAGATGAATTACATGAAGACATTATCATGAAAACTTTCCCTCAGGTACGCAATACCTGGTTTTATACTTTGCTTCTGATTCATGCATGCTGTTAGTTTTGAGCATGGCTGTGACGGTTTATAAGTGTTACACTTCTGGGATGCCTTGGAAGATTATTCCATGAATTTGTTGCCTTCATATACCATATACATATGATGAATCAGTAGTGTGTACCtttctttttaataaataaaggattagtcattttcaaaaaaataaaataaaggattAGTCGATATTAGTTTCTCTATGACAGTCAATTTACCCACCCACATTCCTGAAGGAAAGAGGGTCATCACAACCGGGAATGCACCGCCCGTCTCTCCAtttaaatttattaataaaatgaaaaaataaatacaaaaaggAGAAGGGGGACCAAACCAAAACCTTCCCCAGCAAGAGTAGCTACTAGAATTTCTCGCAAAACCAAGAGTATTAAGAAGACTCAAACTGAAAAGTACAATATGAGTACATTCTAACTTCTAAAATGGTCCTCTCTTCATTATGTCTATACGCTTTGCTATCATCACATGGAACTTGACTTGTACATTACCCAGGAATTGGTAGTATACATACCTCCACTTCTTCCTAAGCAATAAAGAACCGCAGACTCCCCAAAATCCCCTACGATAAAGCCAAGTGCAGCAGAAACATAAAACCATGGTATTTTATGCTCCATATCTGCAACTTGGTTATTCTTTTCATTTGCATCAGTGCCCTTAGTTTTCCGACACTCATGTGTAAGTGGGGCACCACAAAGTTTTGAATTCCATTTAAATGCAGAGGCATCGAAACTTTGGAGCTGAGTGCTTGTTGGTATTGGCCCTTGGAGATTATTGTATGAGACATTAAAACTTGATAAGAAATGAAGACTTGCGATGAATGCTGGAATTTTTCCAGACAAATGGTTCATGGAGCGAGAGATCCAATACCTCCACATCCTTGAGGTAAGATAACTGGTCTGGAATATTACCAAAGAGGTTGTTGTTGCCAAGATCCAACACTTTGAGGAGCTGCAATTGGCCAATTTCAATAGGTATGTTCCCATGTATGTTATTGttttctaggaatataaatggagtataaaatatataattgtACTGTAAAGTTATTTTTTCGCATGTTCAATAGAAGTACGATCTAGTTAAGCTGCAGTTTGTTCAGATACTAACATAGGTAGTATGCACAATTCCTTTGGAAATTCTCCAGAAAGTTGGTTGAATTGCATGTTTAGAATGCAGCCTTGGAAGAGTCCCCAGCCAACTTGGAATTGAGCCAGTGATTCTGTTGTGATTCATATCCAAGACCTGTAACTTTTTGAGCTTCTATAGCCATGAAGGAATTTTACCACCAAGGTTACATGAACTCAAATCTAAAACTCGAAGATTTTGAAATCCGGATATGACTGGATAGGGGAGAAAATGGCAACTCTCCAAAGAGAAGGTTATAGCTTAAATCTAGGATTTCGAGATCATTCAAGGACAAGAAGAGTCCAGTTTGATCTAGAGAACCTGAAAGGGAATTATGTGAGAGATTCAAGTGAGTGAGGGGTGTGAGATTTGCAAGTGATGATAAGGGAAAAATACCTCCTTTTAGTTTGAGCCCTTTGGAGGGTAACTGCAATTGGGTACCCAACCATCTCGATTACAAGTAATGCCCTCCCAATAGCAACAATTACTAGAAGTCCAGTTTAAGGAAGGAGAAGAAAGAGTAAGGGCAACCGACAAGAGAGAAGTGTGTTCGGTTTGGCTGCATGCATGAATATGAGCAGATACAATGGTAGAGAACAACATTAGCTTGAGAATGAAGCCTTGTACCACTGGCTTACTTGGTTGTACTGCATGTTTCTTCGAGGCTGAGCCATGCTTATATGTTTGTGGTAGATTTAGGTTGTAAatttttgcatatatatatatatatatatatatatatatatatatatatatatttatatattggaGCAGATTTGAAATTACAAGACGATCCAGCTTACCGTAACAAATGTCAATGAAAGTATACAATATTAATGGAAGGGCAATAAAACACGGCAGCATATATTAAgatggaaaataataagaagcaACGGGTAGAAGGATAAGCCCTGCTTCGGGTAACATTTGTGCAAAATAGAAAAACAGTATGGCGTTCATAAAACTAGCCGTTAGCAGAAGAACAAAGTACAAAAAGACGCTCTATTTCCAGAAGATGCTGACATAAAGTCTTAATTAACAATGCCAATTAAGATATTCTAAATTGGCAGCTAAAGTATATATTATTCTTGGTTACCTTGGTGTTTGtcataccctcattttgttaaatattttggaccattggattagtaatatatccaatggttcaaaatatttaacaaattggtaacttgtttatcccttagcctttctaatttttttggtaacacaaactactaattgaattgaaaacaataaagatagtgaaaacaatagagctaattaatgtttgattatcaattgacaattgacaattatgaattttcctttttcaaaaaaaattaaaagaacctaGCCTTCTATCCTAGGTTCACCGAATTacttttagttaaatagtctatattactaattaattttattattaatgaattaatgcttgattaatgcttgttattaatggacaattacacaattgaaaattacgttttttccttattaaaaacaaaaaccttctcACCTAAGTttgcaaaattagtattagttaagtaatttttattaccaattaattatatcattagtagtttccttaaccaaatataattctttttacatgcattttacgaCAACGACAACAATtattgtaaaaataaataatatttgttttaaatgtagtcaaatgagaacctactttaggacttatttattcaaatgagaatctactttactctaatgagaacctattacaattaccacttttaagacttaattactcaaatgagaacctatttttctctaacgaagaccttatttactttaatgcggattttttttctaattaccacatgtgtcctcaaagtgattacatgagtcctcaaagtggtaaatattatataaaatagaacatgtatgaatctttatgtttttatcattagtgaaattattactacaatgactacacattttatcaCAAGCCACAACACTTGAtataaaagcggtaacttttgttctatttgtagtaattactccacctaaactaatgtactaatttatagacaatttaacaagtatgacaacaaatttgttgtcagagtggtaaatctttatgtttttatcattaatgaaatgattactacaataactacacattttaccacaatcacatacaacaattgatgtaaaagcggtaacttttgtcctatttatagtaattactcaacctaaactaatgtactaatttatggacaatttaacaagtgcaacaacaaatttgttgtcaaagtggtaaatctttatatttttatcattaatggaataattactcaatgactacatatttgaccataactcgcaactattggtgtaaaagcggtaacgtttgttctgattgtagtaattacttcaaaaactataccatttacaagattaccaaccattttacaattccgacaacatttgtgttgtgaacatggtaaaattaaaattagaccaaaagatatgtaacaactcagtattgtaaggagcttctccacttgataatcaaggttctaaatttgataaaagttgtccaaatatgatatttacatctttgaccactcaattacaataaccacaacaactgttgtcataagtcgtaattgtagttcaactatattttgacaatacttgttacatgatttttaacaatgttacatatcaagaaagagtgtgttgttaatatggtaaattttattttttaaaatgacacatgtcgatatttaattgggtaacatgttgaccagttcagtaggtttccactatattaatttactaaaagtaaaaaaaataaaaaaataagggtatggcaaacaccaaggtacccaagacgacCCTAAAAAAGACGCTCTATTTCCAGAAGATGCTGACATAAAGTCTTAATTAACAATGCCAATTAAGATATTCTAAATTGGCAGCTAAAGTATATATTATGGCATAAACGGAGTAATCACACATTCCAATGTCTAGCTAGCTAGATATGTTGACCGTAGAAATTTTTAGATGATTCATATGTTTTTAGATGCCTGCAAAAACTTCAAAGCTAGCTAGTCGATCTTCTCAATTAATTAGGTTTACAGATAAGAATGAACTAACCCTTCTAGATAATCCTTTTTCATTTGttctttttaataattttgAGGCGATGGATTTGTCCTCtctcattcaaaaaaaataatgaataagAAGGATTTAGATGGACCACTGTAAGTGATAGAATGAATATTTAATTATCCACATGTAATTATCACGTAAAATTCACGGCAGGCCGGCAGCTGCTTAATTAAATAGATTAAGATGCGGTCAtagaagttgaagaagaagaagaagaagatggatttgTCCTCTCTCattcagaaaaaagaaaagaaaaaaagaatgaattaagCCTTCTTAATTTAGATATATGGAACACTGTAAGTGATAGAAAGAATGCATAATTATTCACACATATGTAATTATCACGAATTCACGATTACAATTTTTTTGGACAAAACCAATACAACTATCTAAGACCAGAATATTATGGGAACAAACTCTATGCCTTACATAattaagcaaaaacaaaaatacactGAAATTACTGATAGGGTTTAAGTATAAAGTACAATCCTCTTACCTCATAAGAATTCTTTCCGACCGCTTCTCATGCTAACTGTCCAATCTCATTCAGCATTTGAGCCTATCTTGTACATTATTCAGGAATTTGAAATATGCATCTCTCCAGGTCTTGATAAGCAATAATGAACCACAAACTCCCACCAACCCTATAGTGAAGCCAAGCACAACGGAAATATGCAACCCTAGAATTTGATTCCCGTCATTCTTATCATCATCTAAATCAGTACCATTGAATGATTGACACAGATTTAGTAGCGGGGAACCACAAAGCTCCGGATTCCCCTCAAATGCTGAGACATTCAAGCCTTGGAGCTGAGTGCTTTTTGGTATTTCTCCTTCCAAGTTATTAGATGAGACATTAAAAGATGACAAGAAACTAAGACTCGTCATTGAAGGTGGGATTTCTCCAGACAAATGATTCACTGAAAGATCCAACGTCTCCAAGTTTTTGAGATCAGATATTTGGTCCGGAATGTTGCCAGACAGCTGGTTGGCGCTCAGATCCAATGTACGGAGAAGTTGCAACTTTCCGATCTCAGTAGGTATATTGCCACTGATGCTATTGTCGCCTAAGAATATAGATGGCGGAAAGTAAGACAAAGAATTGAACTGTAAAATGCTTGCATCAGGCACGGCTTGGGAAGCGAAGAAAGGCAATTCAAGATAACCATGATCTACTTGAGCTGCAGTTTGTTCAGATACCAACATTGGTAGTGTGCAAAGTTCTTTTGGAATTTCACCTGAGATTAGGTTGGACCCCAAGTTTATAGAAAAGAGCATTGGAAAAGTCCCCAACCAAGTAGGAATTGAGCCTGTGATTCTATTAAGAGACATATCCAAGATCTCTAGCTTCTTGAGCTTAGAAACCCATATGGGTATTTGACCGGTGAGCTCACAACCACGCAAAGCCAAAATCCTAAGATTTTGGAATCCATCAAAGTGAGCCATGTGATCACCATCTGGCatttcttcacctataaaagtaGTTGAAAGGATGAGTACTGTGAGATTTCTACAGCCCTTCAATATATTCATAGCGCCTGTAACATTGGTCAGTCTGTTCCCAGAAAGTGAGAGGAAGGATAAGTGTTTTAATGAGACAATCTCGGGTTGTATTTGTCCCTCTAGGTTGTTTAAGCTTAGTCGAATTGCTCTAAGGGACTTGCATGAGTAAAGGCTTATTGGCAAGATACCAGTAAAATGATTACTCATAAAGTCAAGTTTACGAAGTTGACCTAGTCTGGAGAAATTAAAAGCCGAGATATCTCCTTTCAAAAGGTTGAATCCTAGATTCAGTTCCATAAGGTTTGTGCAATTCAGCAAAGATGGTGGCAAGGAACCTTCTAGATTATTGGAATGAAGGAGCAAGACTTTCAATTTGGAGAGCTTCCCAATATCTATTGGAAGCATGCCACTGAAATGATTAAAGTAGAAGTCAAGGGTTGTGAGGTTAGTGAGGTTAACAATTCTGTTACTAATGCCTCCATAAAACGAATTAGCAGGGATTGCAATTTCTTCCAGTGCGGTAGCATCATAGATATCTTCTGGAAGTGATCCTGAGAGGTTATTGTAACCAGCACGGAAAACTTCCAGTTTGGAACAGTTTCCTATTCCTCGAGAGAGATTGCCTCCAAATTTATTGTAGGAAAAATCCAATAGCCTAATCAATGAAGAAGACTGGACACAAATAGGGGACGGGATATAACCTGAGAAGGTGTTGTTCATGACATTGAAACAAGTCAAATTCTTTGCTTGTTGGAAGAAGGAGGATGGAATTGCACCATGGAAGCGATTGCTAGACAAATCCACCATTCGAATATTATTGGATGATGATAGAGAACCTGGGAGCTCTCCAGAAAGAAGGTTAAAACTCAAATCAAGTACCTCAAGATGACCCAAGGACAAGAAGAATCCGGCTTGATCTAAAGAACCATAAAGTGAATTGCGAGAGAGATTGAGGTGGGTGAGATGTGTGAGATTTTGGAGTGATGATGAGGAAAAAATACCTCCTTTGAGTTTGAGGCCTTTGGAGGATAAGTGCAAATGGGTTACTCGACCAGCCACATCACAAGTAATGCCTTCCCATTGGCAACAATCCATGGTAGTCCAATTTAAGGAAGGAGAAGACAGAGTGAGGGCGAAAGACATGAGAGAGGTACTTTCACTTGAGGTGCATGCATGAATATGTGTAGATAAAATGGAGCCAAGTAGAGTAAGAAGGAAGTAGTGAGCTATTGGGTAATAAGGCAGAACTGCTGCTAGgatatttctttgtttctgAGACATTTTAGGTTTAATGTAGATTGCTCACCTAGTGCTTCTTT
It encodes:
- the LOC112166544 gene encoding receptor-like protein 2 isoform X2, translating into MSFALTLSSPSLNWTTMDCCQWEGITCDVAGRVTHLHLSSKGLKLKGGEEMPDGDHMAHFDGFQNLRILALRGCELTGQIPIWVSKLKKLEILDMSLNRITGSIPTWLGTFPMLFSINLGSNLISGEIPKELCTLPMLVSEQTAAQVDHGYLELPFFASQAVPDASILQFNSLSYFPPSIFLGDNSISGNIPTEIGKLQLLRTLDLSANQLSGNIPDQISDLKNLETLDLSVNHLSGEIPPSMTSLSFLSSFNVSSNNLEGEIPKSTQLQGLNVSAFEGNPELCGSPLLNLCQSFNGTDLDDDKNDGNQILGLHISVVLGFTIGLVGVCGSLLLIKTWRDAYFKFLNNVQDRLKC
- the LOC112166544 gene encoding receptor-like protein 2 isoform X1; translated protein: MSFALTLSSPSLNWTTMDCCQWEGITCDVAGRVTHLHLSSKGLKLKGGIFSSSSLQNLTHLTHLNLSRNSLYGSLDQAGFFLSLGHLEVLDLSFNLLSGELPGSLSSSNNIRMVDLSSNRFHGAIPSSFFQQAKNLTCFNVMNNTFSGEEMPDGDHMAHFDGFQNLRILALRGCELTGQIPIWVSKLKKLEILDMSLNRITGSIPTWLGTFPMLFSINLGSNLISGEIPKELCTLPMLVSEQTAAQVDHGYLELPFFASQAVPDASILQFNSLSYFPPSIFLGDNSISGNIPTEIGKLQLLRTLDLSANQLSGNIPDQISDLKNLETLDLSVNHLSGEIPPSMTSLSFLSSFNVSSNNLEGEIPKSTQLQGLNVSAFEGNPELCGSPLLNLCQSFNGTDLDDDKNDGNQILGLHISVVLGFTIGLVGVCGSLLLIKTWRDAYFKFLNNVQDRLKC